Part of the Sulfolobales archaeon genome, GATATATGTACTGGATTAGGATATACAGCTATAAATATTCTGAGAAGAGGATCTGGAGAAGTTATATCTATAGAAGCTGACAAGAATGTTCTTAACATAGCTAGTATGAATCCATGGTCTCAGGATTTGGAAAAGGTTAAAATACTATTGGGAGATGCTGTAGAGGTTGTATCGAGAATCGATGACGAGTGTTTTCACGCTATTCTCCATGATCCTCCGAGAATTAATATTGCTGGAGAGCTTTATAGCGAGAGTTTCTATAAGGAGCTTTACAGGATCCTATCTAGAGGAGGAAGATTATTCCACTACACCGGAGAACCTGGAAGGCATAGCAATATAAGTATTTTGAAGGGTATTAAGAGAAGATTAGAGAAGGCTGGTTTTACAGAGGTTAGATGGGTTGATAAGGCCAAAGGCTTTCTATCGATCAAGCCATAAGCCTACATATAGTATCTGGGTGTGTATCTTGTCTCAGGTTTTTCGATCTCAGATCTTATCTTCTTCTCAAGTACTTCAATAGTCTCAGCATGTTTGAGAAGTTCTGAGACATCTATCTCCATATTGAGAATCTTAGCGATCTTTGATACAGCAATTGCAGAAGCTCTAGGATCAGGTCTGTTCCTCTCGGCATATGGGAGTATAGCTATTGCTGGAAGACCTATTATCTCACTGTACATTAGAAGTGTTGCTAGAGGACCTACTATCATAAGACCTCTATCCATCTGAGGTTCTTCCAGAACTCTCTTTGAATAGCTATTACCAATCCATCTAAGCTGATCTTCGGGAGATTTTCTTACTTCAGAATCTAATCCTCCTACTAGAATCATCTCTGAGAAATTATTTTTATAAGCCCATTTAACCACTGTTTCTGCGAAAGCATCCTTATCAACAGGAGGTGGTACTGCCTGGTTGACTAGTACAAATAGTTTCCCCTCTTGATCTGAATATATCTCATGAGGAAAGCTAAATCTGATCTCAGGTTCAATAGATATTGTATCAGGCATGAATCTCGTTATAATGAATCCAATCCTCTTCAATCTAAGAGTTTCTACGATATATTTAGTTGTTATATATCCTGTAGCTCCAAATCCTGGAAATCCTGTGATTAGTATCGGATTCTTACTCGATGATAATGCATCCTTGTATATATAGATCCTCACATTTCTACTTTCTCTAAATACTTCCAACATCCCTCCCTATTAAATACTGCAACACCCCTTATATAGTGGAGCATTTCATCAGGTGATAGAAGAAGTCTTCCTATAGCTAGTAATCTATCACTTTCATCTACCACCAGTGCTATATCCCAGGGTCTGAGCTCTCGATCTACTTCTAGAACATGTCTAGCAAACACACTACCTCCGAGACTGATCTCTCTGGAGATCTCATTGATCACTATCACTCGAAGTTGGGGTGATGCTACATGATTTTTAATTCTAAGTCCTCCAACGCATGTTGGGATAATCCTGTGATCTGATGCTCTCACTGTTAGAACCAGACCTTCTGAATCTTCAACTCCTCTAATTCTTCCGGTAGTCTTTGACACTAGTAGATAACTCTCATCATTTATAAGGATCTCTCCCACTCCTGGTTTAAACTGGTAGTCTGCAAGAGCTCTCAGTATTCTAATACTCTCTCTAGAAGCTTTAATCCTGATCATGATATCTACACATGTTGTATGCCAATCTCTTTTTGAGAAGATCTCATAAACTGATCTGTTTCAGCTATTCTACTAGGTCTCTTCATAACTTTTTCAACAGCTTTGAGAAAATCATCATATACTATATAATCTCTCCCAGCTCTAATAGCCATATACCCAGCCTCAGTACATATAGCTTTAATATCAGCTCCCGAAGCTCCTTCTGTTAGATCTGCAAGCTTCTCTAGATCTACATCACCTCTTATATTAAGCTTTCTCATATGAACCTTGAAGATCTCTATCCTACCTCTCTTATCAGGTAGAGGTATGTAGAGT contains:
- a CDS encoding PAC2 family protein, with the translated sequence MLEVFRESRNVRIYIYKDALSSSKNPILITGFPGFGATGYITTKYIVETLRLKRIGFIITRFMPDTISIEPEIRFSFPHEIYSDQEGKLFVLVNQAVPPPVDKDAFAETVVKWAYKNNFSEMILVGGLDSEVRKSPEDQLRWIGNSYSKRVLEEPQMDRGLMIVGPLATLLMYSEIIGLPAIAILPYAERNRPDPRASAIAVSKIAKILNMEIDVSELLKHAETIEVLEKKIRSEIEKPETRYTPRYYM
- a CDS encoding PUA domain-containing protein codes for the protein MIRIKASRESIRILRALADYQFKPGVGEILINDESYLLVSKTTGRIRGVEDSEGLVLTVRASDHRIIPTCVGGLRIKNHVASPQLRVIVINEISREISLGGSVFARHVLEVDRELRPWDIALVVDESDRLLAIGRLLLSPDEMLHYIRGVAVFNREGCWKYLEKVEM